In one Bacillus thuringiensis genomic region, the following are encoded:
- the pulA gene encoding type I pullulanase, whose amino-acid sequence MLKVKRPFDAYLDEMNKITILLPHAYGTSRTFRLQEGSNVKDLPIAHTIALPDATKYECFIEEPLDVGKYYTVRDERNEETDLQIGAVIRTTIFDEKYYYEGTDLGAVYQKEETTFKVWAPTARLAKVRIYKSDKEYIDHEMYRGENGVWIQTLQGDLDGARYTFLVCINLIWNEAVDPYAKSVTVNGKHGVVIDLEKTNVTRREGLPTLQSMTDAILYELHIRDATIHQNSGVIQKGTYKGLMEDGTTGRNGALTGLSHIKDLGVTHVELLPLYCFGGVDEANPSSAYNWGYNPLYYNAPTGFYATNPSDPYNRIVECKQLIETFHEQGIRVIIDVVYNHVYERELSSFEKLVPGYYFRHGEDGMPSNGTGVGNDIASERKMMRKFIVESILYWLTEYNVDGFRFDLMGILDVDTMNMIEKEVRNIKRDALLLGEGWDLQTPLPAKEKATLNNAKKMPHIAQFNDQFRDGIKGSTFHINKRGFAFGGHVDCNHLQYIAAGSLLSMKETGLFLEPAQSINYVECHDNMTMWDKLVRSNEESEAILKKRHLLASAMVILSQGIPFLHAGQEFYRTKKGNENSYNANDEINQLDWDQKEKEIETVNYIKGLIAIRKEHGAFRLQNADLIKKHMTFLQTSTEVLAYHLEHAESFGPWKEIVVLFNSCLEAKTVQLPKEATWHVLVNENEAKIEPISSFRGKELKLAPISTYILTIM is encoded by the coding sequence ATGTTGAAAGTAAAACGTCCATTTGATGCCTATTTAGATGAAATGAATAAAATTACAATTTTGCTCCCACATGCGTATGGAACAAGTCGGACATTTCGTTTGCAAGAAGGAAGTAATGTGAAAGATTTACCGATTGCTCATACTATTGCGCTTCCAGATGCAACGAAGTATGAGTGCTTTATAGAAGAGCCGCTAGATGTGGGGAAGTATTATACAGTACGAGATGAACGGAATGAAGAAACTGATTTACAAATAGGTGCTGTTATTCGAACGACAATTTTCGATGAAAAGTATTATTACGAAGGTACAGATTTAGGTGCTGTGTATCAAAAAGAAGAAACGACATTTAAAGTATGGGCCCCAACTGCAAGGCTTGCGAAAGTAAGAATTTATAAGAGTGATAAAGAATATATCGATCATGAAATGTACAGGGGAGAAAACGGAGTTTGGATTCAAACATTACAAGGTGATTTAGACGGAGCACGCTATACATTTCTTGTTTGTATTAATTTAATATGGAACGAAGCTGTGGATCCTTATGCAAAGTCGGTGACGGTAAACGGAAAACACGGTGTTGTTATCGATTTAGAAAAAACGAATGTAACAAGACGAGAGGGATTACCAACATTACAATCAATGACAGATGCCATATTGTATGAACTGCATATTCGTGATGCGACTATACATCAAAATAGTGGAGTAATTCAAAAGGGAACATATAAAGGATTGATGGAGGATGGAACAACAGGACGGAACGGGGCGTTAACAGGGTTGTCTCATATAAAAGATTTAGGTGTTACACATGTTGAACTATTACCTTTATATTGTTTCGGTGGTGTAGATGAGGCGAATCCTTCATCCGCCTATAATTGGGGATATAATCCATTATATTACAATGCACCAACAGGATTTTATGCTACAAACCCCTCTGATCCGTATAACAGGATAGTTGAGTGTAAACAACTAATCGAAACATTTCATGAACAAGGTATTAGGGTGATTATAGATGTTGTATATAATCATGTTTATGAAAGAGAGCTATCATCATTTGAGAAGCTTGTTCCAGGATATTATTTTCGTCATGGTGAAGATGGTATGCCTTCTAATGGGACGGGAGTTGGAAATGATATAGCATCTGAACGGAAAATGATGAGGAAATTCATTGTAGAGTCTATTTTATATTGGCTTACTGAATACAATGTCGATGGATTCCGATTCGACTTAATGGGAATTTTAGATGTTGATACAATGAATATGATAGAAAAAGAAGTGCGAAACATAAAACGAGATGCTTTGTTATTAGGGGAAGGATGGGATTTACAAACACCGCTTCCTGCCAAAGAAAAAGCAACGTTAAATAATGCGAAGAAAATGCCACATATCGCGCAGTTTAATGATCAATTTCGTGATGGGATAAAAGGGAGTACATTTCATATAAATAAGCGTGGTTTTGCATTTGGTGGGCATGTAGACTGTAACCATTTGCAGTATATTGCAGCAGGAAGTCTTTTAAGTATGAAAGAAACGGGGCTGTTTCTAGAGCCGGCGCAAAGCATTAACTATGTAGAATGTCATGATAATATGACGATGTGGGATAAACTAGTGCGCAGTAATGAAGAATCAGAAGCGATTTTGAAAAAACGTCACCTGTTGGCGAGCGCGATGGTTATTCTTTCACAAGGCATTCCTTTCTTACACGCAGGGCAGGAGTTTTATCGTACGAAGAAAGGAAATGAAAATAGTTATAATGCAAATGATGAGATCAATCAATTAGATTGGGATCAAAAAGAGAAAGAGATAGAGACCGTTAACTATATAAAAGGTTTAATTGCGATTCGTAAAGAGCATGGGGCATTCCGATTACAAAACGCAGACCTTATAAAAAAACATATGACTTTTTTACAAACATCTACAGAAGTACTTGCATATCATCTAGAGCATGCAGAATCGTTTGGGCCGTGGAAAGAGATTGTCGTCTTATTTAATAGCTGTTTAGAAGCCAAAACTGTGCAGCTTCCGAAAGAAGCAACGTGGCATGTGTTAGTAAACGAAAACGAAGCGAAAATAGAGCCAATTTCTTCATTTAGAGGAAAGGAACTTAAGCTGGCTCCAATTAGCACGTATATATTGACGATAATGTGA
- a CDS encoding phosphotransferase family protein, with translation MNMEWLEQLLGKEWSLVPAGGVTGDAYIAQNGQQKLFLKRNTSPFLAVLSAEGIVPKLLWTRRVTNGDVISAQKWLPGQKLEPEDMKLERVAKLLKKIHSSKALVQMIQRLGKQPLHAQELLQQLQLVLRGDIRDDETIQQGLQYLMDSLKAIEYNEFVVCHCDVNHNNWLLSDEDELFLIDWDGAVIADPALDLGMLLYWYIPRQEWSEWLGYYDIEMDESLLRRMRWYVIAQTILSIQWHTTKKQQAEAEYWHQYLQQLLASE, from the coding sequence ATGAATATGGAATGGTTGGAACAATTATTAGGAAAAGAGTGGAGTCTTGTACCGGCTGGTGGAGTAACGGGCGATGCATATATTGCGCAAAACGGACAACAGAAGTTATTTTTAAAGCGGAATACATCGCCCTTTTTAGCGGTATTGTCAGCAGAAGGAATTGTTCCAAAATTACTTTGGACAAGAAGGGTAACGAATGGTGATGTAATTTCTGCTCAAAAATGGCTTCCGGGACAGAAGCTAGAGCCAGAGGATATGAAACTAGAACGTGTTGCGAAACTTTTGAAGAAAATACACTCCTCTAAAGCGCTTGTACAGATGATTCAAAGACTTGGGAAGCAGCCGCTTCACGCACAAGAGTTATTACAACAGCTGCAACTCGTTTTAAGAGGAGATATAAGGGATGATGAAACAATTCAGCAAGGCCTTCAATATTTAATGGATTCATTAAAAGCTATTGAATACAATGAATTCGTTGTATGCCATTGTGATGTAAACCATAACAACTGGCTATTGTCAGATGAAGATGAGTTGTTTTTAATTGATTGGGATGGAGCTGTAATTGCTGACCCAGCTCTAGACCTCGGTATGTTATTATATTGGTACATTCCGCGCCAGGAGTGGAGTGAGTGGCTCGGTTATTATGATATTGAAATGGATGAATCGCTGCTTAGGCGTATGAGATGGTATGTGATAGCACAAACGATTTTGTCTATTCAATGGCACACAACAAAAAAGCAGCAAGCAGAAGCTGAATATTGGCATCAATATTTACAGCAACTACTTGCTTCAGAATAA
- the thpR gene encoding RNA 2',3'-cyclic phosphodiesterase, translating into MELHYFVAITLPNHIKEMLSNYKEDMQEELQFRSWVHKEDYHITLSFLGSATEEQLEGIKNGLQTIAETKELSFTLQGFSTFGREDQPRIFWAKVSENHDLFQLQKQIHAICEENGFSLETRPYHPHITVARKWIGEEKFDLELIKEVPKISFQADTITLYESHVKETPKYKSIAEIKLQK; encoded by the coding sequence ATGGAACTGCATTATTTTGTCGCAATTACGTTACCGAATCATATAAAAGAAATGCTGTCTAACTATAAAGAGGACATGCAAGAGGAATTGCAATTTCGTTCATGGGTACATAAAGAAGACTATCATATTACCCTTTCATTTTTAGGGAGTGCAACGGAGGAACAGTTAGAGGGAATAAAGAATGGATTACAAACAATTGCAGAAACAAAAGAACTATCGTTCACGTTACAAGGTTTTTCAACGTTTGGTAGGGAAGATCAGCCCCGTATTTTTTGGGCGAAGGTAAGTGAAAATCACGATTTGTTTCAGTTGCAAAAGCAAATACATGCCATTTGTGAAGAAAATGGATTTTCTCTAGAAACACGCCCGTATCACCCGCATATTACCGTTGCTCGTAAATGGATAGGAGAAGAAAAGTTCGATTTAGAACTTATAAAAGAAGTGCCTAAAATATCATTTCAAGCAGATACAATTACTTTATACGAATCCCACGTGAAAGAAACCCCGAAGTATAAATCGATTGCTGAAATAAAATTACAAAAATAG